A stretch of Acipenser ruthenus chromosome 1, fAciRut3.2 maternal haplotype, whole genome shotgun sequence DNA encodes these proteins:
- the LOC117403556 gene encoding E3 SUMO-protein ligase PIAS2-like isoform X1 produces MADFEELRNMISSFRVSELQVLLGFAGRNKSGRKHELLLRVLHLLKSGCSPAVQIKIKELYRRRYPRTIESLPDLSALRSYSLDSNFSSLLESDLAVAIVNSHPTGSVTSHSAGVSAVLLHETKPRLDMQQPGSTAMPPVHPDVQMKSLPFYDVLDVLIKPSSLGASSIQRFQEKFFIFALTPHQVREVCISRDFLPGGRRDYMVQIQMRFCLAETSCPQEDNYPNSLCIKVNGKIFPLPGYAPPPKNGVEQKRPGRPLNITSLVRLTSAVPNQISVTWAPEIGKNYSLSVYLVRQLTSSLLLQRLKMKGIRNSDHSRALIKEKLTADPDSEIATTSLRVSLLCPLGKMRLAVPCRAVTCSHLQCFDAALYLQMNEKKSTWICPVCDKKAAYESLRIDGLFMEILNECLDVDEIKFQEDGTWCPMRPKKEALKVSSPCSTKIESSSVVTRSCSVLTAGSEPSGVKKADVIDLTIESSSEEEEEEEEEEEPPLKKRCLYMNMKTEEGHGKGSVNTRVVSYQPPAGRGPSMQTVDTSFLPSALADYAVPFHHSTLSTIPTDMQAVYCGGNNAVDNRPMIFYKGLDFLSLIQGDPQQYCAPMFLDTLGSTLQAAAPSSGGIISSSSSSSTASHHHQESSSHHSSSSSSRNEAGGGTSITDIISLD; encoded by the exons ATGGCTGATTTTGAGGAGCTGAGG AATATGATATCAAGTTTCCGTGTGTCAGAACTACAGGTATTATTGGGCTTTGCTGGACGGAACAAAAGCGGTCGCAAGCATGAACTCCTGTTGAGGGTCTTGCATTTGCTAAAAAGTGGCTGCAGCCCCGCTGTCCAAATCAAAATAAAGGAACTGTACAGACGCCGCTACCCCAGGACCATTGAAAGTCTCCCAGACCTGTCGGCTCTCAGGTCCTACTCCCTGGACAGTAACTTCTCCTCCCTGCTGGAGTCTGACCTGGCAGTGGCCATCGTTAACTCTCACCCCACTGGCTCGGTTACCTCCCATTCAGccggtgtcagtgctgtgctaTTGCATGAGACCAAGCCCAGGCTGGACATGCAGCAGCCAGGCTCCACGGCCATGCCCCCGGTCCACCCCGACGTCCAGATGAAAAGCTTGCCCTTCTACGACGTGCTGGATGTTCTCATCAAACCTTCAAGCCTGG GTGCAAGCAGTATTCAACGGTTTCAAGAGAAGTTTTTCATCTTTGCATTAACTCCACATCAAGTCAGAGAAGTCTGCATCTCCAG GGATTTTCTGCCAGGGGGTAGGAGAGATTATATGGTCCAGATTCAGATGAG GTTTTGCCTAGCAGAGACGAGCTGCCCTCAAGAAGACAATTACCCAAACAGTTTGTGTATCAAAGTCAATGGAAAGATTTTTCCCTTACCT GGGTATGCCCCTCCTCCCAAAAACGGAGTGGAGCAGAAAAGGCCAGGCCGGCCATTAAATATCACCTCGCTGGTTAGACTAACGTCGGCTGTGCCCAATCAGATTTCTGTTACATGGGCACCAGAGATTGGCAAG AATTATTCCTTGTCTGTGTATCTCGTGAGGCAGCTCACGTCATCACTGCTGTTGCAGAGGTTAAAAATGAAAGGCATCCGAAACTCTGACCATTCTCGAGCTTTGA TAAAAGAGAAGCTAACTGCAGATCCTGACAGTGAGATCGCCACCACAAGCTTAAGAGTGTCACTGTTGTGCCCA ctgGGTAAGATGCGCTTGGCGGTCCCCTGCCGCGCGGTGACATGCTCTCATCTCCAGTGCTTCGACGCAGCACTCTACCTGCAGATGAATGAGAAGAAGTCCACCTGGATTTGTCCGGTCTGTGATAAGAAAGCTGCTTACGAAAGTCTTAGAATAGATGG gcTTTTCATGGAAATCTTAAATGAATGCTTGGATGTCGATGAAATAAAATTCCAGGAAGATGGAACCTGGTGCCCAATGAGACCAAAGAAAGAGGCTCTGAAAGTGTCAAGCCCGTGTTCTACTAAAATTGAAA GCTCCAGTGTGGTGACCCGCTCGTGCTCTGTGCTGACTGCCGGCAGTGAGCCCAGCGGGGTGAAGAAAGCAGACGTGATCGACCTGACGATAGAGAGCTcctctgaagaggaggaggaggaagaggaggaggaggagccaccCCTCAAGAAGCGTTGCCTCTACATGAACATGAAGACAGAGGAGGGCCACGGCAAGGGGTCAGTAAACACCAG GGTGGTATCGTACCAGCCCCCTGCAGGGCGCGGGCCCAGCATGCAGACTGTGGACACGTCCTTCCTGCCCTCTGCACTCGCTGACTATGCAGTTCCATTCCATCATTCAACACTCTCCACCATCCCCACGGACATGCAAG CAGTTTATTGTGGTGGAAACAATGCTGTAGACAACCGTCCAATGATTTTCTACAAAG GTCTGGATTTCCTTTCACTGATTCAAGGAGACCCGCAG CAGTACTGTGCTCCAATGTTCCTGGACACCCTGGGCAGCACGTTGCAGGCAGCAGCCCCCTCAAGTGGAGGAATCATCTCCTCTTCGTCCTCCTCCTCCACAGCCAGCCACCATCACCAAGAGAGCAGCAgccaccacagcagcagcagctccagcaggaACGAGGCTGGGGGAGGAACCAGCATCACTGACATAATTTCTTTGGATTAG
- the LOC117403556 gene encoding E3 SUMO-protein ligase PIAS2-like isoform X2, with amino-acid sequence MADFEELRNMISSFRVSELQVLLGFAGRNKSGRKHELLLRVLHLLKSGCSPAVQIKIKELYRRRYPRTIESLPDLSALRSYSLDSNFSSLLESDLAVAIVNSHPTGSVTSHSAGVSAVLLHETKPRLDMQQPGSTAMPPVHPDVQMKSLPFYDVLDVLIKPSSLGASSIQRFQEKFFIFALTPHQVREVCISRDFLPGGRRDYMVQIQMRFCLAETSCPQEDNYPNSLCIKVNGKIFPLPGYAPPPKNGVEQKRPGRPLNITSLVRLTSAVPNQISVTWAPEIGKNYSLSVYLVRQLTSSLLLQRLKMKGIRNSDHSRALIKEKLTADPDSEIATTSLRVSLLCPLGKMRLAVPCRAVTCSHLQCFDAALYLQMNEKKSTWICPVCDKKAAYESLRIDGLFMEILNECLDVDEIKFQEDGTWCPMRPKKEALKVSSPCSTKIESSSVVTRSCSVLTAGSEPSGVKKADVIDLTIESSSEEEEEEEEEEEPPLKKRCLYMNMKTEEGHGKGSVNTRVVSYQPPAGRGPSMQTVDTSFLPSALADYAVPFHHSTLSTIPTDMQVYCGGNNAVDNRPMIFYKGLDFLSLIQGDPQQYCAPMFLDTLGSTLQAAAPSSGGIISSSSSSSTASHHHQESSSHHSSSSSSRNEAGGGTSITDIISLD; translated from the exons ATGGCTGATTTTGAGGAGCTGAGG AATATGATATCAAGTTTCCGTGTGTCAGAACTACAGGTATTATTGGGCTTTGCTGGACGGAACAAAAGCGGTCGCAAGCATGAACTCCTGTTGAGGGTCTTGCATTTGCTAAAAAGTGGCTGCAGCCCCGCTGTCCAAATCAAAATAAAGGAACTGTACAGACGCCGCTACCCCAGGACCATTGAAAGTCTCCCAGACCTGTCGGCTCTCAGGTCCTACTCCCTGGACAGTAACTTCTCCTCCCTGCTGGAGTCTGACCTGGCAGTGGCCATCGTTAACTCTCACCCCACTGGCTCGGTTACCTCCCATTCAGccggtgtcagtgctgtgctaTTGCATGAGACCAAGCCCAGGCTGGACATGCAGCAGCCAGGCTCCACGGCCATGCCCCCGGTCCACCCCGACGTCCAGATGAAAAGCTTGCCCTTCTACGACGTGCTGGATGTTCTCATCAAACCTTCAAGCCTGG GTGCAAGCAGTATTCAACGGTTTCAAGAGAAGTTTTTCATCTTTGCATTAACTCCACATCAAGTCAGAGAAGTCTGCATCTCCAG GGATTTTCTGCCAGGGGGTAGGAGAGATTATATGGTCCAGATTCAGATGAG GTTTTGCCTAGCAGAGACGAGCTGCCCTCAAGAAGACAATTACCCAAACAGTTTGTGTATCAAAGTCAATGGAAAGATTTTTCCCTTACCT GGGTATGCCCCTCCTCCCAAAAACGGAGTGGAGCAGAAAAGGCCAGGCCGGCCATTAAATATCACCTCGCTGGTTAGACTAACGTCGGCTGTGCCCAATCAGATTTCTGTTACATGGGCACCAGAGATTGGCAAG AATTATTCCTTGTCTGTGTATCTCGTGAGGCAGCTCACGTCATCACTGCTGTTGCAGAGGTTAAAAATGAAAGGCATCCGAAACTCTGACCATTCTCGAGCTTTGA TAAAAGAGAAGCTAACTGCAGATCCTGACAGTGAGATCGCCACCACAAGCTTAAGAGTGTCACTGTTGTGCCCA ctgGGTAAGATGCGCTTGGCGGTCCCCTGCCGCGCGGTGACATGCTCTCATCTCCAGTGCTTCGACGCAGCACTCTACCTGCAGATGAATGAGAAGAAGTCCACCTGGATTTGTCCGGTCTGTGATAAGAAAGCTGCTTACGAAAGTCTTAGAATAGATGG gcTTTTCATGGAAATCTTAAATGAATGCTTGGATGTCGATGAAATAAAATTCCAGGAAGATGGAACCTGGTGCCCAATGAGACCAAAGAAAGAGGCTCTGAAAGTGTCAAGCCCGTGTTCTACTAAAATTGAAA GCTCCAGTGTGGTGACCCGCTCGTGCTCTGTGCTGACTGCCGGCAGTGAGCCCAGCGGGGTGAAGAAAGCAGACGTGATCGACCTGACGATAGAGAGCTcctctgaagaggaggaggaggaagaggaggaggaggagccaccCCTCAAGAAGCGTTGCCTCTACATGAACATGAAGACAGAGGAGGGCCACGGCAAGGGGTCAGTAAACACCAG GGTGGTATCGTACCAGCCCCCTGCAGGGCGCGGGCCCAGCATGCAGACTGTGGACACGTCCTTCCTGCCCTCTGCACTCGCTGACTATGCAGTTCCATTCCATCATTCAACACTCTCCACCATCCCCACGGACATGCAAG TTTATTGTGGTGGAAACAATGCTGTAGACAACCGTCCAATGATTTTCTACAAAG GTCTGGATTTCCTTTCACTGATTCAAGGAGACCCGCAG CAGTACTGTGCTCCAATGTTCCTGGACACCCTGGGCAGCACGTTGCAGGCAGCAGCCCCCTCAAGTGGAGGAATCATCTCCTCTTCGTCCTCCTCCTCCACAGCCAGCCACCATCACCAAGAGAGCAGCAgccaccacagcagcagcagctccagcaggaACGAGGCTGGGGGAGGAACCAGCATCACTGACATAATTTCTTTGGATTAG
- the LOC117403556 gene encoding E3 SUMO-protein ligase PIAS2-like isoform X4, with protein MADFEELRNMISSFRVSELQVLLGFAGRNKSGRKHELLLRVLHLLKSGCSPAVQIKIKELYRRRYPRTIESLPDLSALRSYSLDSNFSSLLESDLAVAIVNSHPTGSVTSHSAGVSAVLLHETKPRLDMQQPGSTAMPPVHPDVQMKSLPFYDVLDVLIKPSSLGASSIQRFQEKFFIFALTPHQVREVCISRDFLPGGRRDYMVQIQMRFCLAETSCPQEDNYPNSLCIKVNGKIFPLPGYAPPPKNGVEQKRPGRPLNITSLVRLTSAVPNQISVTWAPEIGKNYSLSVYLVRQLTSSLLLQRLKMKGIRNSDHSRALIKEKLTADPDSEIATTSLRVSLLCPLGKMRLAVPCRAVTCSHLQCFDAALYLQMNEKKSTWICPVCDKKAAYESLRIDGLFMEILNECLDVDEIKFQEDGTWCPMRPKKEALKVSSPCSTKIESSSVVTRSCSVLTAGSEPSGVKKADVIDLTIESSSEEEEEEEEEEEPPLKKRCLYMNMKTEEGHGKGSVNTRVVSYQPPAGRGPSMQTVDTSFLPSALADYAVPFHHSTLSTIPTDMQVYCGGNNAVDNRPMIFYKGLDFLSLIQGDPQYCAPMFLDTLGSTLQAAAPSSGGIISSSSSSSTASHHHQESSSHHSSSSSSRNEAGGGTSITDIISLD; from the exons ATGGCTGATTTTGAGGAGCTGAGG AATATGATATCAAGTTTCCGTGTGTCAGAACTACAGGTATTATTGGGCTTTGCTGGACGGAACAAAAGCGGTCGCAAGCATGAACTCCTGTTGAGGGTCTTGCATTTGCTAAAAAGTGGCTGCAGCCCCGCTGTCCAAATCAAAATAAAGGAACTGTACAGACGCCGCTACCCCAGGACCATTGAAAGTCTCCCAGACCTGTCGGCTCTCAGGTCCTACTCCCTGGACAGTAACTTCTCCTCCCTGCTGGAGTCTGACCTGGCAGTGGCCATCGTTAACTCTCACCCCACTGGCTCGGTTACCTCCCATTCAGccggtgtcagtgctgtgctaTTGCATGAGACCAAGCCCAGGCTGGACATGCAGCAGCCAGGCTCCACGGCCATGCCCCCGGTCCACCCCGACGTCCAGATGAAAAGCTTGCCCTTCTACGACGTGCTGGATGTTCTCATCAAACCTTCAAGCCTGG GTGCAAGCAGTATTCAACGGTTTCAAGAGAAGTTTTTCATCTTTGCATTAACTCCACATCAAGTCAGAGAAGTCTGCATCTCCAG GGATTTTCTGCCAGGGGGTAGGAGAGATTATATGGTCCAGATTCAGATGAG GTTTTGCCTAGCAGAGACGAGCTGCCCTCAAGAAGACAATTACCCAAACAGTTTGTGTATCAAAGTCAATGGAAAGATTTTTCCCTTACCT GGGTATGCCCCTCCTCCCAAAAACGGAGTGGAGCAGAAAAGGCCAGGCCGGCCATTAAATATCACCTCGCTGGTTAGACTAACGTCGGCTGTGCCCAATCAGATTTCTGTTACATGGGCACCAGAGATTGGCAAG AATTATTCCTTGTCTGTGTATCTCGTGAGGCAGCTCACGTCATCACTGCTGTTGCAGAGGTTAAAAATGAAAGGCATCCGAAACTCTGACCATTCTCGAGCTTTGA TAAAAGAGAAGCTAACTGCAGATCCTGACAGTGAGATCGCCACCACAAGCTTAAGAGTGTCACTGTTGTGCCCA ctgGGTAAGATGCGCTTGGCGGTCCCCTGCCGCGCGGTGACATGCTCTCATCTCCAGTGCTTCGACGCAGCACTCTACCTGCAGATGAATGAGAAGAAGTCCACCTGGATTTGTCCGGTCTGTGATAAGAAAGCTGCTTACGAAAGTCTTAGAATAGATGG gcTTTTCATGGAAATCTTAAATGAATGCTTGGATGTCGATGAAATAAAATTCCAGGAAGATGGAACCTGGTGCCCAATGAGACCAAAGAAAGAGGCTCTGAAAGTGTCAAGCCCGTGTTCTACTAAAATTGAAA GCTCCAGTGTGGTGACCCGCTCGTGCTCTGTGCTGACTGCCGGCAGTGAGCCCAGCGGGGTGAAGAAAGCAGACGTGATCGACCTGACGATAGAGAGCTcctctgaagaggaggaggaggaagaggaggaggaggagccaccCCTCAAGAAGCGTTGCCTCTACATGAACATGAAGACAGAGGAGGGCCACGGCAAGGGGTCAGTAAACACCAG GGTGGTATCGTACCAGCCCCCTGCAGGGCGCGGGCCCAGCATGCAGACTGTGGACACGTCCTTCCTGCCCTCTGCACTCGCTGACTATGCAGTTCCATTCCATCATTCAACACTCTCCACCATCCCCACGGACATGCAAG TTTATTGTGGTGGAAACAATGCTGTAGACAACCGTCCAATGATTTTCTACAAAG GTCTGGATTTCCTTTCACTGATTCAAGGAGACCCGCAG TACTGTGCTCCAATGTTCCTGGACACCCTGGGCAGCACGTTGCAGGCAGCAGCCCCCTCAAGTGGAGGAATCATCTCCTCTTCGTCCTCCTCCTCCACAGCCAGCCACCATCACCAAGAGAGCAGCAgccaccacagcagcagcagctccagcaggaACGAGGCTGGGGGAGGAACCAGCATCACTGACATAATTTCTTTGGATTAG
- the LOC117403556 gene encoding E3 SUMO-protein ligase PIAS2-like isoform X3 — MADFEELRNMISSFRVSELQVLLGFAGRNKSGRKHELLLRVLHLLKSGCSPAVQIKIKELYRRRYPRTIESLPDLSALRSYSLDSNFSSLLESDLAVAIVNSHPTGSVTSHSAGVSAVLLHETKPRLDMQQPGSTAMPPVHPDVQMKSLPFYDVLDVLIKPSSLGASSIQRFQEKFFIFALTPHQVREVCISRDFLPGGRRDYMVQIQMRFCLAETSCPQEDNYPNSLCIKVNGKIFPLPGYAPPPKNGVEQKRPGRPLNITSLVRLTSAVPNQISVTWAPEIGKNYSLSVYLVRQLTSSLLLQRLKMKGIRNSDHSRALIKEKLTADPDSEIATTSLRVSLLCPLGKMRLAVPCRAVTCSHLQCFDAALYLQMNEKKSTWICPVCDKKAAYESLRIDGLFMEILNECLDVDEIKFQEDGTWCPMRPKKEALKVSSPCSTKIESSSVVTRSCSVLTAGSEPSGVKKADVIDLTIESSSEEEEEEEEEEEPPLKKRCLYMNMKTEEGHGKGSVNTRVVSYQPPAGRGPSMQTVDTSFLPSALADYAVPFHHSTLSTIPTDMQAVYCGGNNAVDNRPMIFYKGLDFLSLIQGDPQYCAPMFLDTLGSTLQAAAPSSGGIISSSSSSSTASHHHQESSSHHSSSSSSRNEAGGGTSITDIISLD, encoded by the exons ATGGCTGATTTTGAGGAGCTGAGG AATATGATATCAAGTTTCCGTGTGTCAGAACTACAGGTATTATTGGGCTTTGCTGGACGGAACAAAAGCGGTCGCAAGCATGAACTCCTGTTGAGGGTCTTGCATTTGCTAAAAAGTGGCTGCAGCCCCGCTGTCCAAATCAAAATAAAGGAACTGTACAGACGCCGCTACCCCAGGACCATTGAAAGTCTCCCAGACCTGTCGGCTCTCAGGTCCTACTCCCTGGACAGTAACTTCTCCTCCCTGCTGGAGTCTGACCTGGCAGTGGCCATCGTTAACTCTCACCCCACTGGCTCGGTTACCTCCCATTCAGccggtgtcagtgctgtgctaTTGCATGAGACCAAGCCCAGGCTGGACATGCAGCAGCCAGGCTCCACGGCCATGCCCCCGGTCCACCCCGACGTCCAGATGAAAAGCTTGCCCTTCTACGACGTGCTGGATGTTCTCATCAAACCTTCAAGCCTGG GTGCAAGCAGTATTCAACGGTTTCAAGAGAAGTTTTTCATCTTTGCATTAACTCCACATCAAGTCAGAGAAGTCTGCATCTCCAG GGATTTTCTGCCAGGGGGTAGGAGAGATTATATGGTCCAGATTCAGATGAG GTTTTGCCTAGCAGAGACGAGCTGCCCTCAAGAAGACAATTACCCAAACAGTTTGTGTATCAAAGTCAATGGAAAGATTTTTCCCTTACCT GGGTATGCCCCTCCTCCCAAAAACGGAGTGGAGCAGAAAAGGCCAGGCCGGCCATTAAATATCACCTCGCTGGTTAGACTAACGTCGGCTGTGCCCAATCAGATTTCTGTTACATGGGCACCAGAGATTGGCAAG AATTATTCCTTGTCTGTGTATCTCGTGAGGCAGCTCACGTCATCACTGCTGTTGCAGAGGTTAAAAATGAAAGGCATCCGAAACTCTGACCATTCTCGAGCTTTGA TAAAAGAGAAGCTAACTGCAGATCCTGACAGTGAGATCGCCACCACAAGCTTAAGAGTGTCACTGTTGTGCCCA ctgGGTAAGATGCGCTTGGCGGTCCCCTGCCGCGCGGTGACATGCTCTCATCTCCAGTGCTTCGACGCAGCACTCTACCTGCAGATGAATGAGAAGAAGTCCACCTGGATTTGTCCGGTCTGTGATAAGAAAGCTGCTTACGAAAGTCTTAGAATAGATGG gcTTTTCATGGAAATCTTAAATGAATGCTTGGATGTCGATGAAATAAAATTCCAGGAAGATGGAACCTGGTGCCCAATGAGACCAAAGAAAGAGGCTCTGAAAGTGTCAAGCCCGTGTTCTACTAAAATTGAAA GCTCCAGTGTGGTGACCCGCTCGTGCTCTGTGCTGACTGCCGGCAGTGAGCCCAGCGGGGTGAAGAAAGCAGACGTGATCGACCTGACGATAGAGAGCTcctctgaagaggaggaggaggaagaggaggaggaggagccaccCCTCAAGAAGCGTTGCCTCTACATGAACATGAAGACAGAGGAGGGCCACGGCAAGGGGTCAGTAAACACCAG GGTGGTATCGTACCAGCCCCCTGCAGGGCGCGGGCCCAGCATGCAGACTGTGGACACGTCCTTCCTGCCCTCTGCACTCGCTGACTATGCAGTTCCATTCCATCATTCAACACTCTCCACCATCCCCACGGACATGCAAG CAGTTTATTGTGGTGGAAACAATGCTGTAGACAACCGTCCAATGATTTTCTACAAAG GTCTGGATTTCCTTTCACTGATTCAAGGAGACCCGCAG TACTGTGCTCCAATGTTCCTGGACACCCTGGGCAGCACGTTGCAGGCAGCAGCCCCCTCAAGTGGAGGAATCATCTCCTCTTCGTCCTCCTCCTCCACAGCCAGCCACCATCACCAAGAGAGCAGCAgccaccacagcagcagcagctccagcaggaACGAGGCTGGGGGAGGAACCAGCATCACTGACATAATTTCTTTGGATTAG
- the LOC117403556 gene encoding E3 SUMO-protein ligase PIAS2-like isoform X8 translates to MADFEELRNMISSFRVSELQVLLGFAGRNKSGRKHELLLRVLHLLKSGCSPAVQIKIKELYRRRYPRTIESLPDLSALRSYSLDSNFSSLLESDLAVAIVNSHPTGSVTSHSAGVSAVLLHETKPRLDMQQPGSTAMPPVHPDVQMKSLPFYDVLDVLIKPSSLGASSIQRFQEKFFIFALTPHQVREVCISRDFLPGGRRDYMVQIQMRFCLAETSCPQEDNYPNSLCIKVNGKIFPLPGYAPPPKNGVEQKRPGRPLNITSLVRLTSAVPNQISVTWAPEIGKNYSLSVYLVRQLTSSLLLQRLKMKGIRNSDHSRALIKEKLTADPDSEIATTSLRVSLLCPLGKMRLAVPCRAVTCSHLQCFDAALYLQMNEKKSTWICPVCDKKAAYESLRIDGLFMEILNECLDVDEIKFQEDGTWCPMRPKKEALKVSSPCSTKIESSSVVTRSCSVLTAGSEPSGVKKADVIDLTIESSSEEEEEEEEEEEPPLKKRCLYMNMKTEEGHGKGSVNTRVVSYQPPAGRGPSMQTVDTSFLPSALADYAVPFHHSTLSTIPTDMQGLDFLSLIQGDPQYCAPMFLDTLGSTLQAAAPSSGGIISSSSSSSTASHHHQESSSHHSSSSSSRNEAGGGTSITDIISLD, encoded by the exons ATGGCTGATTTTGAGGAGCTGAGG AATATGATATCAAGTTTCCGTGTGTCAGAACTACAGGTATTATTGGGCTTTGCTGGACGGAACAAAAGCGGTCGCAAGCATGAACTCCTGTTGAGGGTCTTGCATTTGCTAAAAAGTGGCTGCAGCCCCGCTGTCCAAATCAAAATAAAGGAACTGTACAGACGCCGCTACCCCAGGACCATTGAAAGTCTCCCAGACCTGTCGGCTCTCAGGTCCTACTCCCTGGACAGTAACTTCTCCTCCCTGCTGGAGTCTGACCTGGCAGTGGCCATCGTTAACTCTCACCCCACTGGCTCGGTTACCTCCCATTCAGccggtgtcagtgctgtgctaTTGCATGAGACCAAGCCCAGGCTGGACATGCAGCAGCCAGGCTCCACGGCCATGCCCCCGGTCCACCCCGACGTCCAGATGAAAAGCTTGCCCTTCTACGACGTGCTGGATGTTCTCATCAAACCTTCAAGCCTGG GTGCAAGCAGTATTCAACGGTTTCAAGAGAAGTTTTTCATCTTTGCATTAACTCCACATCAAGTCAGAGAAGTCTGCATCTCCAG GGATTTTCTGCCAGGGGGTAGGAGAGATTATATGGTCCAGATTCAGATGAG GTTTTGCCTAGCAGAGACGAGCTGCCCTCAAGAAGACAATTACCCAAACAGTTTGTGTATCAAAGTCAATGGAAAGATTTTTCCCTTACCT GGGTATGCCCCTCCTCCCAAAAACGGAGTGGAGCAGAAAAGGCCAGGCCGGCCATTAAATATCACCTCGCTGGTTAGACTAACGTCGGCTGTGCCCAATCAGATTTCTGTTACATGGGCACCAGAGATTGGCAAG AATTATTCCTTGTCTGTGTATCTCGTGAGGCAGCTCACGTCATCACTGCTGTTGCAGAGGTTAAAAATGAAAGGCATCCGAAACTCTGACCATTCTCGAGCTTTGA TAAAAGAGAAGCTAACTGCAGATCCTGACAGTGAGATCGCCACCACAAGCTTAAGAGTGTCACTGTTGTGCCCA ctgGGTAAGATGCGCTTGGCGGTCCCCTGCCGCGCGGTGACATGCTCTCATCTCCAGTGCTTCGACGCAGCACTCTACCTGCAGATGAATGAGAAGAAGTCCACCTGGATTTGTCCGGTCTGTGATAAGAAAGCTGCTTACGAAAGTCTTAGAATAGATGG gcTTTTCATGGAAATCTTAAATGAATGCTTGGATGTCGATGAAATAAAATTCCAGGAAGATGGAACCTGGTGCCCAATGAGACCAAAGAAAGAGGCTCTGAAAGTGTCAAGCCCGTGTTCTACTAAAATTGAAA GCTCCAGTGTGGTGACCCGCTCGTGCTCTGTGCTGACTGCCGGCAGTGAGCCCAGCGGGGTGAAGAAAGCAGACGTGATCGACCTGACGATAGAGAGCTcctctgaagaggaggaggaggaagaggaggaggaggagccaccCCTCAAGAAGCGTTGCCTCTACATGAACATGAAGACAGAGGAGGGCCACGGCAAGGGGTCAGTAAACACCAG GGTGGTATCGTACCAGCCCCCTGCAGGGCGCGGGCCCAGCATGCAGACTGTGGACACGTCCTTCCTGCCCTCTGCACTCGCTGACTATGCAGTTCCATTCCATCATTCAACACTCTCCACCATCCCCACGGACATGCAAG GTCTGGATTTCCTTTCACTGATTCAAGGAGACCCGCAG TACTGTGCTCCAATGTTCCTGGACACCCTGGGCAGCACGTTGCAGGCAGCAGCCCCCTCAAGTGGAGGAATCATCTCCTCTTCGTCCTCCTCCTCCACAGCCAGCCACCATCACCAAGAGAGCAGCAgccaccacagcagcagcagctccagcaggaACGAGGCTGGGGGAGGAACCAGCATCACTGACATAATTTCTTTGGATTAG